The nucleotide sequence GCGCAATGCCGGGTTGAAGCTCAAGTTCGGGTTCAACCACCGGTACCACGCGGGTATCCAGGAAGCGAAGCGCATCGTCGACAGCGGGCGCCTCGGGCGCATCCTCTGGCTGCGCGGGATCTACGGCAAATCCGGCGGCGCGGAATTCGAACAGGAATGGCGCAGCAACAAGGATATCAGCGGCGCGGGCATCCTGCTCGATCAGGGCATTCACATGCTCGACCTGCTGTGCATGTTCTGCGGCGATTTCGTCGAGGTTAAAAGCATGGTCACAACGGCGCACTGGAAGATCGCCGTTGAAGACAACGCGTTCGCGCTGCTCCGCGACGCGGAAGGGCGCATCGCCATGCTGCATAGTTCCAGTACCCACTGGAAGCACCGGTTCAGCCTCGAGATCTTTCTCAGCGAAGGCTACCTGACCGTCAACGGCATCCTTTCCTCGACGCGCAGCTACGGCGACGAAACGATATCCGTGGCCCGGCGCCAATTCGACGCGGGTTTCGCGCAGGGCAAGCCGCGCGAGGAGATCATCTACTTCGACACTGACCCGTCCTGGGAACTCGAAGCCGACGAATTCCTCCGCAACGTGAGCGACGACACGCCCGTCACGACGGGCAACAGCGAACAGGCGCTCAAGG is from Candidatus Hydrogenedentota bacterium and encodes:
- a CDS encoding Gfo/Idh/MocA family oxidoreductase; this translates as MSRVIRAGIIGLGKMGRIRARVLERHPGAELVCGADPAPESFARDFPRVQASSDYRDVLASDVEAVFVCTPNRFTPEAIIAALDAGKHVFSEKPPGRTLQDIEAIRAAERRNAGLKLKFGFNHRYHAGIQEAKRIVDSGRLGRILWLRGIYGKSGGAEFEQEWRSNKDISGAGILLDQGIHMLDLLCMFCGDFVEVKSMVTTAHWKIAVEDNAFALLRDAEGRIAMLHSSSTHWKHRFSLEIFLSEGYLTVNGILSSTRSYGDETISVARRQFDAGFAQGKPREEIIYFDTDPSWELEADEFLRNVSDDTPVTTGNSEQALKAMQLVYAIYENDPVFMASPSAPGP